A genomic window from Candidatus Sericytochromatia bacterium includes:
- a CDS encoding BamA/TamA family outer membrane protein — MPRLASCLSALAVSLLLVPSQARAATIFDPSIQWQTIVTPHFRVNFPAEHMAIARLAAGYAEEAHQLLAPYLRSEPAQRTELTLLDSEDTTNGFGFPLPNNQIFIYLSSPPSDQLMSRYDSWLRDLLLHEYTHVLHMEKTEGLAALVNRVFGRSYFPNMIQPIFLIEGLAVHTETRWSSGGRGRDSAYRMYLRQAALAGKLVGIDQACGYFTIDHPGGELPYVYGAAFYRHLAERYGADAPARLAHAHAANPFVGTWGLDDELKTLTGKDSQALWAELQQSLTAEALAERQAILARGPLTPLTAVTEGGMHHRHPRFLPDGALTWAEWSGHGFAQVMRREAAAKPRRLMSKSPFGSWEPSPDGHWLYHARNWDDNRFTGYEDLFRFDVKQKKLERLSTRARLDMPTVSPDGRWLVAVQNGGGQTALVKLRSDGTRRQDLVRLNDRSQFSSPAWHPRRDLIAVSAWRDGGRDLYLVDPSSGRMRPLWRDRAVDQDPAWSPDGRYLVFSSDRDGVFNLYAHDMRTGRLLRLSNVLGGLIEPVVSPDGKTIAAASYSLPGWDIVTLPFEPARLQALPRPRPAEPPPRQPAPQVEAAAFPLVPYDAWPSFRPKTWAPFGFLDERGPVWGFQTFGQDVLMQHFAFGAVGLGLLSGRPFYSLSYSNEVFFPSLSVFATDSTLISAPVHEGKAHQVVQRGQYQGVSATFPGLPSIFLQNQWATGDTLTFAFNAQHLSDISEVAALGLPAEIRPRTGQTNTLSLTYRFADNYKFAYSVSPEGGNLATLGYEKAVPALGSAYAFDRIWLDWRRYTPLPWTHHVLATRLSVGSNGGSREAGDFFLGGADSATLLSNVDLRTASGVGTRGVPLRGYGFATQRGPNAASLSVEWRFPLLAVQRGVGVFPLFLRNLHGAAFLEAGQAWGGPFDWRRSLLDTGFELRAQTHVQQAPTELRLGVGQGLVNPGSGLLWPTAYAELGSYF; from the coding sequence GTGCCACGCCTTGCTTCCTGCCTCTCTGCCCTGGCTGTGAGTCTGCTTCTGGTCCCTTCCCAGGCGCGCGCGGCCACCATCTTCGATCCGTCCATCCAGTGGCAGACCATCGTCACGCCGCATTTCCGCGTGAACTTTCCGGCCGAGCACATGGCGATCGCCCGCCTGGCCGCGGGCTACGCCGAGGAGGCCCACCAGCTGCTGGCGCCTTACCTGCGTTCGGAGCCGGCCCAGCGCACCGAGTTGACGCTGCTCGATTCGGAAGACACCACCAACGGCTTCGGCTTTCCGCTGCCCAACAACCAGATCTTCATCTACCTGAGCAGCCCGCCCAGCGACCAGCTCATGAGTCGCTACGACAGCTGGCTGCGCGACCTGTTGCTGCACGAGTACACCCATGTGCTGCACATGGAAAAGACCGAAGGCCTGGCGGCTCTGGTCAACCGGGTCTTCGGCCGCAGCTACTTCCCCAACATGATCCAGCCGATCTTCCTGATCGAAGGACTGGCCGTACACACCGAGACGCGCTGGTCGAGCGGCGGGCGAGGGCGCGACAGCGCCTACCGCATGTACCTGCGCCAGGCCGCCCTGGCGGGCAAGCTGGTGGGCATCGACCAGGCCTGCGGCTATTTCACGATCGACCACCCGGGGGGCGAGTTGCCCTACGTGTATGGCGCCGCCTTTTACCGCCACCTGGCCGAACGCTACGGGGCCGATGCCCCGGCGCGGCTCGCCCATGCCCACGCCGCCAACCCCTTCGTGGGCACCTGGGGGCTCGACGACGAGCTGAAGACGCTCACGGGCAAGGACAGCCAGGCGCTCTGGGCCGAACTTCAGCAATCCCTGACGGCCGAGGCCCTGGCCGAGCGCCAGGCGATCCTCGCGCGCGGCCCGCTCACGCCCCTCACGGCGGTGACGGAGGGCGGCATGCACCACCGCCATCCACGCTTCCTGCCCGATGGTGCGCTGACCTGGGCCGAATGGAGCGGGCACGGCTTCGCCCAGGTCATGCGGCGGGAGGCGGCGGCCAAGCCCCGACGCCTGATGAGCAAGAGCCCGTTCGGCAGCTGGGAGCCCTCGCCTGATGGTCACTGGCTGTATCACGCCCGCAACTGGGACGACAACCGTTTCACCGGCTATGAGGATCTGTTCCGCTTCGATGTGAAGCAGAAGAAGCTGGAGCGTCTCTCGACCCGGGCGCGGCTCGACATGCCGACCGTCAGCCCGGATGGGCGTTGGCTGGTGGCGGTGCAGAACGGCGGCGGCCAGACCGCCCTGGTGAAGCTGCGCAGCGACGGCACGCGCCGCCAGGACCTGGTGCGCCTGAACGACCGCTCCCAGTTTTCTTCGCCGGCCTGGCATCCGCGCCGGGATCTGATCGCGGTCTCCGCCTGGCGGGACGGCGGGCGCGATCTGTACCTGGTCGACCCGTCCAGCGGGCGGATGCGGCCACTGTGGCGCGATCGCGCGGTCGATCAGGACCCCGCCTGGAGCCCGGATGGGCGCTACCTGGTCTTTTCCTCGGACCGCGACGGGGTGTTCAACCTGTATGCCCACGACATGCGCACGGGGCGCCTGTTGCGCCTCAGCAACGTGCTCGGAGGCCTGATCGAGCCGGTCGTGAGCCCGGATGGCAAGACGATCGCGGCGGCCAGTTACAGCCTGCCGGGCTGGGACATCGTCACCCTGCCGTTCGAGCCCGCCCGCTTACAGGCGTTGCCACGCCCGCGCCCGGCCGAGCCCCCTCCCCGGCAGCCTGCCCCGCAGGTCGAGGCGGCGGCGTTCCCGCTGGTGCCCTATGACGCCTGGCCCAGCTTTCGCCCCAAGACCTGGGCGCCCTTCGGCTTTCTCGACGAGCGGGGCCCCGTTTGGGGCTTTCAGACCTTCGGCCAGGACGTGCTGATGCAGCACTTCGCCTTCGGCGCGGTGGGCCTGGGGCTGCTGTCGGGGCGGCCGTTCTATTCCCTGAGTTACAGCAACGAGGTCTTCTTCCCGAGCCTCTCGGTGTTTGCGACCGACAGCACCTTGATCTCCGCCCCGGTCCATGAGGGCAAGGCCCATCAGGTGGTCCAGCGGGGGCAGTATCAAGGGGTGTCGGCCACCTTCCCGGGCCTGCCCAGCATCTTCCTTCAGAACCAGTGGGCCACCGGTGATACGCTGACCTTCGCCTTCAATGCGCAGCATCTGAGCGATATCAGCGAGGTGGCCGCGCTGGGTTTGCCGGCCGAGATCCGGCCGCGCACGGGGCAGACCAACACGCTCTCGCTCACCTATCGCTTCGCCGACAACTACAAGTTTGCCTATTCCGTGAGTCCGGAGGGCGGCAACCTGGCCACGCTCGGTTACGAGAAGGCCGTGCCTGCCCTGGGCTCGGCCTACGCCTTCGATCGCATCTGGCTCGACTGGCGACGCTACACGCCGCTGCCCTGGACCCATCACGTCCTGGCCACCCGCCTGTCCGTCGGCAGCAATGGCGGCAGCCGCGAGGCGGGCGACTTCTTCCTGGGCGGCGCGGATTCGGCCACCTTGCTGTCGAACGTGGATCTGCGCACGGCCAGCGGCGTGGGCACCCGGGGCGTGCCGCTGCGCGGCTATGGCTTCGCCACCCAGCGCGGGCCCAACGCCGCCTCGCTGTCGGTCGAATGGCGTTTCCCGTTGCTGGCGGTGCAGCGGGGCGTCGGCGTGTTCCCGTTATTCTTGCGCAACCTGCACGGGGCGGCCTTCCTGGAGGCCG
- a CDS encoding glucosamine-6-phosphate deaminase, with amino-acid sequence MPISFHVLPDEDAVSEALARHLADFLRLRPRAVLALPSGNTPIKTYAHLARAPECLAEATVFALDEYVGIPAADPRSFAHFFATHLFGPCRLPSARAHVLNGCAPDLGSEAVAYEAAIAAAGGLDMTVLGLGANGHIAFNEPAQALSARTHVADLAPPASDVAPQGITMGVATLLSAPRIVLIATGAHKQEAVARMAGGSVDPACPASLLQVHPDVNVFLDTAAAAQITGI; translated from the coding sequence ATGCCGATCTCTTTCCACGTCTTGCCGGACGAGGATGCCGTCAGTGAAGCCCTGGCACGCCACCTGGCTGACTTTTTACGCTTGCGGCCGCGGGCGGTCCTCGCGTTGCCCAGCGGCAACACGCCGATCAAGACCTATGCCCATCTGGCCCGTGCTCCCGAGTGTCTGGCCGAGGCCACGGTGTTCGCGCTGGATGAATACGTCGGCATCCCGGCCGCTGATCCGCGCTCCTTTGCCCACTTCTTCGCCACGCACCTGTTTGGCCCCTGTCGCCTACCGTCCGCGCGGGCGCACGTGCTGAACGGCTGTGCCCCTGATCTGGGGTCGGAAGCGGTGGCTTATGAGGCGGCGATCGCCGCGGCGGGCGGGCTCGATATGACGGTGCTGGGTCTGGGAGCGAACGGCCATATCGCCTTCAATGAACCGGCCCAGGCCCTCTCGGCCCGGACCCACGTGGCTGATCTCGCGCCGCCGGCTTCGGACGTCGCCCCGCAGGGCATCACCATGGGCGTGGCCACCTTGCTGTCCGCGCCGCGGATCGTGCTGATCGCCACCGGCGCTCACAAACAAGAGGCCGTGGCCCGCATGGCCGGCGGCTCGGTCGATCCGGCCTGTCCGGCCTCCTTGCTGCAGGTTCACCCGGATGTGAACGTGTTTTTGGACACAGCAGCAGCAGCCCAAATCACGGGTATATAG
- a CDS encoding ABC transporter substrate-binding protein/permease encodes MFAWLRPFLLVLMLLGCLAGPAAADTLDDIRRRGELSWGTDLEGGAPYCVSDPKAPDGVGGFETEIGRAIARELGVKGKVVHNAWDGLIPALGRKNFDMAFNGLEVTPDRLQKVIFSRPYYVYTQQIVVRKGTRGIQGLRDLKGKRVGTLGSTVAERLLKHMGGVDIKIYPSSVQPFDDLLLGRLDAVLQDLPIAVVYGKREGLAFAGQPFGEGLYAMAFRREDQRLKQAVDAAIGRLIANGELKRILSRYELWNEAQTKLSAPFDQIVADSAAVPVPSNRTFWQQLRDAGPLLARGTAMTITVSVLGMAMAMLLGISLALLRVYGHRALSWLAAAYVEIFRGTPLLIQLFLIYYGLPNLGIQLDAFVAAVVGLGLNYAAYEAENYRAGLLAVPRGQVEAAMALGMSRYQMLREVVVPQAIRIVIPPVTNDFIALFKDSSVVSVITMVELTKAYGMIASETYNYMAFGLVTAAIYFCLSYPTSLFARWLEVRLRPA; translated from the coding sequence GTGTTCGCTTGGCTTCGTCCGTTCCTGCTGGTCCTGATGCTGCTGGGCTGTTTGGCCGGCCCGGCCGCGGCGGACACGCTCGATGACATTCGCCGGCGTGGGGAATTGAGCTGGGGCACCGATCTGGAGGGGGGCGCGCCTTACTGCGTATCGGATCCGAAAGCGCCTGATGGCGTGGGGGGCTTCGAGACCGAGATCGGGCGGGCGATCGCCCGCGAACTGGGCGTCAAGGGCAAGGTCGTTCACAACGCCTGGGACGGCTTGATCCCCGCACTCGGGCGCAAGAACTTCGACATGGCCTTCAACGGGCTGGAAGTCACGCCCGACCGCCTGCAGAAGGTGATTTTTTCCCGCCCCTACTACGTCTACACGCAGCAAATCGTGGTGCGCAAGGGCACCCGTGGCATCCAGGGGCTGCGGGACCTCAAGGGCAAGCGGGTCGGTACCCTGGGCTCGACCGTGGCGGAGCGGCTGCTCAAACACATGGGCGGCGTGGACATCAAAATTTATCCCAGCAGCGTGCAGCCCTTCGACGACCTGTTGCTGGGCCGGCTCGACGCCGTCTTGCAGGACCTCCCGATCGCCGTGGTGTATGGCAAGCGGGAGGGCCTGGCCTTCGCGGGGCAACCCTTTGGCGAGGGGCTGTACGCGATGGCCTTTCGCCGCGAGGACCAGCGCCTCAAGCAGGCCGTCGATGCGGCGATCGGGCGCCTGATCGCGAACGGTGAGCTCAAGCGCATCCTGAGCCGCTACGAACTCTGGAACGAGGCCCAGACCAAGCTGTCGGCGCCCTTCGACCAGATCGTGGCAGACAGCGCCGCGGTTCCGGTGCCGAGCAACCGCACCTTCTGGCAGCAACTCCGCGATGCCGGTCCCCTGCTCGCGCGGGGGACGGCCATGACCATCACCGTCTCGGTGCTGGGGATGGCCATGGCGATGCTGCTCGGGATCAGCCTGGCCTTGCTGCGGGTCTATGGCCACCGCGCGCTGTCCTGGCTGGCCGCCGCTTACGTGGAGATCTTCCGCGGCACGCCCTTGCTGATCCAGCTGTTCCTGATTTACTACGGGCTGCCGAATCTGGGCATCCAGCTCGATGCCTTCGTGGCCGCCGTGGTGGGGCTCGGCCTGAATTATGCGGCCTACGAGGCGGAGAACTATCGCGCCGGGCTGCTCGCGGTGCCGCGGGGCCAGGTGGAGGCGGCCATGGCGCTGGGCATGAGCCGCTACCAGATGTTACGCGAGGTGGTCGTGCCGCAGGCCATCCGGATCGTGATTCCTCCCGTCACCAATGACTTCATCGCGCTGTTCAAGGACAGCTCCGTCGTCAGCGTGATCACCATGGTCGAACTGACCAAGGCCTACGGCATGATCGCCTCCGAGACCTACAACTACATGGCCTTCGGCCTGGTGACAGCGGCCATCTACTTCTGCTTGAGCTATCCGACCAGCCTGTTCGCGCGCTGGCTGGAGGTGCGGCTGCGCCCGGCCTGA
- a CDS encoding potassium transporter TrkA: MPPRSRSIPVRARLRYALDRLLGLGLGAQVGVLGLLMAAIVGLAVAVMVSLGMRPDGRPGGVAWLDALWMALAHLFDGGTMGNDPPLWPYRAVTLLVTVAGLLLVSALVGLLTTGLSALVEELRRGRSLVVEQDHTLILGWSPAVFTIISELAIANRGRQRPRIVILAERDKVAMECDIKAKVPKLGDMRVICRTGSPIDPDDLAIVAPEAARAIIILSSEAADADTQVLKTILALVHAPDRPERPYHIVAELQDPKKRDVAKLVGGQELEVILSSEVVTRLTVQTCFQSGLSLVYTELFDFAGDEIYMAAVPGGLGRTYEEVQQAYAHCAVIGWRHQDGRISLNPPPDSRLGPGDEIFAIARDQASLAPSGQPVVDASAIVKAPPARVESTRRTLLLGWNRRALAIIREMDYYVAEGSEITVVADLPDPPEIADLRPLLRHQRLSYWRGDTTDFTTLEALDIWNYQHIIVLGYTELLGQNHADARTLETLLYLRTLVDRTGAKVNIVSEMLHVRNRDLARVTRADDFIVSHTLISLMLAQVSENKHLNAVFTDLLDTAGMEIYLKPVADYVPIGRPVNFYTVVAAAAARHETAIGHRLLDPCHHLAPLPPAPQSLRRRLHLEGIELNPPKAHDTVYGPADRIIVIAADG; encoded by the coding sequence GTGCCCCCTCGTTCACGTTCCATCCCTGTGCGGGCCCGCCTTCGCTATGCCCTCGACCGCCTGCTCGGCCTGGGCTTGGGGGCCCAGGTCGGGGTGCTGGGGCTGTTGATGGCCGCCATCGTGGGGTTGGCCGTTGCGGTCATGGTGAGTCTCGGGATGCGCCCGGACGGGCGGCCGGGCGGCGTGGCCTGGCTGGATGCCCTCTGGATGGCACTGGCCCACCTCTTCGACGGGGGCACCATGGGCAACGACCCACCGCTCTGGCCCTATCGCGCCGTGACCCTGCTGGTGACGGTCGCGGGCCTGTTACTGGTGTCGGCCCTGGTCGGCCTGCTCACCACCGGTCTGTCGGCCCTGGTCGAGGAGTTACGGCGGGGGCGTAGCCTGGTGGTCGAGCAAGACCACACCCTGATTCTGGGCTGGTCGCCGGCGGTGTTCACGATCATTTCCGAGCTGGCGATCGCCAACCGGGGGCGCCAGCGTCCCCGCATCGTGATTCTGGCCGAACGGGACAAGGTCGCCATGGAATGCGACATCAAGGCCAAGGTTCCCAAACTCGGGGACATGCGCGTGATCTGTCGAACGGGGTCTCCGATCGACCCCGACGACCTGGCCATCGTCGCGCCGGAGGCCGCGCGCGCCATCATCATCCTGTCTTCGGAGGCGGCCGATGCCGACACCCAGGTGCTCAAAACCATTCTGGCCCTGGTCCACGCCCCGGACCGGCCGGAGCGTCCCTATCACATCGTGGCCGAGTTGCAGGACCCCAAGAAGCGCGACGTGGCCAAACTGGTGGGGGGCCAGGAACTGGAGGTGATTCTTTCCAGTGAGGTGGTCACGCGCCTGACGGTGCAAACTTGCTTTCAGTCCGGTCTTTCCCTGGTGTACACGGAACTCTTCGACTTCGCCGGCGACGAGATCTACATGGCCGCGGTTCCTGGCGGGCTCGGCCGGACCTACGAGGAAGTCCAGCAAGCGTATGCCCATTGTGCCGTGATCGGCTGGCGCCATCAGGATGGCCGCATCAGCCTGAATCCGCCACCCGACAGTCGGCTGGGCCCCGGGGACGAGATCTTTGCGATTGCCCGCGACCAGGCCAGTCTGGCGCCCTCAGGCCAACCCGTGGTCGATGCGAGCGCCATCGTGAAGGCCCCCCCGGCGCGGGTGGAGAGCACCCGGCGCACCCTGCTGTTGGGTTGGAATCGCCGTGCCCTCGCGATCATTCGCGAGATGGATTACTACGTGGCGGAAGGTTCGGAAATTACCGTGGTCGCGGACCTGCCGGATCCGCCCGAGATCGCCGATCTGCGGCCGCTGCTCCGCCATCAGCGCCTGAGTTACTGGCGGGGCGACACCACCGATTTCACCACGCTCGAAGCCCTCGATATCTGGAACTATCAGCACATCATCGTGCTGGGGTACACGGAGCTGCTCGGTCAGAATCACGCCGACGCCCGCACGCTCGAAACCCTGCTCTACCTGCGCACGCTGGTGGACCGCACCGGGGCGAAGGTCAACATCGTCTCCGAGATGCTGCATGTGCGCAATCGCGATCTTGCTCGCGTCACGCGGGCGGATGACTTCATCGTGAGCCACACCCTGATCAGCCTGATGCTGGCCCAGGTCTCCGAGAACAAGCACCTGAACGCGGTCTTCACGGACCTGCTCGATACGGCCGGCATGGAAATCTACCTGAAGCCGGTCGCCGACTATGTCCCGATCGGGCGCCCCGTCAACTTCTACACGGTCGTGGCGGCCGCCGCGGCGCGCCATGAGACGGCCATCGGGCATCGCCTGCTCGATCCCTGCCACCACCTCGCGCCGCTGCCGCCGGCCCCCCAGTCGCTCCGGCGGCGCCTGCACCTCGAGGGCATCGAGCTGAACCCTCCCAAGGCGCACGACACGGTTTACGGCCCCGCCGATCGGATCATCGTGATTGCCGCGGATGGTTAG
- the surE gene encoding 5'/3'-nucleotidase SurE codes for MRILVCNDDGIRAPGIGALAAALAEAHEVYVVAPDRERSATGHSLTLHRPLRAEPGPELGRARQTWAVSGTPSDCVKLALGALLPERPDLVCSGINRGPNLGTDVLYSGTVSAALEGVINGVPALAFSLASFSDQGYEQGAAFARSLVDQLTNRSLPPKFLLNVNFPALQPQPYQGVRITRLGVRKYQDSFEHRTDPRGRTFYWLTGEAGEEGEAGDSDVMAVRDNFVSITPIQYDMTHDAGLSDLRAWGLGLAATPR; via the coding sequence ATGCGCATCCTGGTCTGCAACGACGACGGCATTCGGGCCCCGGGCATCGGGGCCCTGGCTGCTGCGCTGGCTGAGGCCCACGAGGTCTACGTCGTGGCACCGGATCGCGAGCGCAGCGCCACGGGGCATTCGCTGACCTTGCACCGTCCCTTGCGGGCTGAACCCGGGCCGGAACTGGGGCGTGCCCGCCAGACCTGGGCCGTCAGCGGAACCCCGTCCGATTGCGTGAAGCTGGCCCTGGGGGCCTTGCTGCCGGAGCGTCCCGACCTCGTCTGCTCGGGCATCAACCGAGGCCCGAATCTGGGCACGGACGTGCTGTACTCCGGGACCGTCTCGGCCGCCCTGGAAGGGGTCATCAATGGCGTGCCGGCGCTGGCGTTCTCGCTGGCCAGCTTCAGCGATCAGGGTTACGAGCAAGGGGCCGCGTTTGCGCGGTCGCTGGTCGACCAGCTGACGAACCGCAGCCTGCCCCCCAAATTTCTGCTCAACGTGAATTTCCCGGCACTGCAGCCCCAACCCTACCAGGGCGTGCGCATCACGCGCCTGGGGGTGCGCAAGTATCAGGACAGCTTCGAGCATCGGACCGACCCGCGGGGTCGCACCTTCTACTGGCTGACCGGTGAAGCGGGCGAAGAAGGGGAGGCGGGGGATTCGGACGTGATGGCGGTGCGGGACAACTTCGTGTCCATCACGCCGATTCAATATGATATGACCCACGACGCGGGGCTGAGCGACCTGCGCGCTTGGGGGCTCGGGCTCGCGGCGACGCCGCGCTGA
- a CDS encoding phosphate/phosphite/phosphonate ABC transporter substrate-binding protein, whose translation MFRSRWWLVALSLSGLLAAPSPALARELRVGFAPFENQKEVLRKAGPVARFLGQVLGRPVKPFVAGDYPGVVEAMKGGKLDVAFFSPAALIMAEKVAGARVILKSSYRGRLHYYSAIITRRDSDIKRVADLKGRTFAFVDPGSTTGGVYPKLMMLQAGLDPARDLGRVIFAGGHDAAILAVSNGKVDAAATFANDDRGEEVPWKHILRDDPGAIRVVAYSKPIPNGAVAVSRQLPAATVAKIRSAFLDLSKTPEGRKILSQMYLIESFAPASSADYDPVREAFTQVGLSLR comes from the coding sequence GTGTTTCGTTCACGATGGTGGCTGGTCGCCCTGAGTCTGTCTGGCCTGCTGGCTGCGCCCTCGCCCGCGCTGGCGCGCGAATTGCGGGTCGGCTTCGCTCCTTTCGAAAATCAGAAAGAAGTGCTGCGCAAGGCAGGTCCGGTGGCCCGCTTTCTGGGGCAAGTGCTCGGGCGGCCCGTCAAACCGTTCGTGGCCGGGGACTATCCCGGCGTGGTCGAGGCCATGAAGGGCGGCAAGCTGGATGTGGCCTTCTTCTCGCCGGCTGCGCTGATCATGGCCGAGAAGGTCGCGGGCGCGCGCGTGATCCTGAAATCCAGCTACCGCGGCCGCCTGCATTATTATTCCGCCATCATCACGCGGCGGGACAGCGACATCAAGCGGGTGGCCGATCTCAAAGGCCGCACCTTTGCGTTCGTGGATCCAGGCTCCACCACCGGCGGTGTCTACCCCAAACTGATGATGCTGCAGGCGGGCCTTGATCCCGCCAGGGATCTCGGTCGCGTGATTTTCGCCGGGGGGCATGATGCGGCCATCCTGGCGGTCTCCAACGGCAAGGTGGATGCCGCGGCGACCTTCGCCAACGATGATCGCGGCGAGGAAGTCCCCTGGAAGCACATTCTCAGGGACGATCCCGGCGCCATCCGGGTGGTCGCTTATTCCAAGCCGATTCCCAACGGGGCGGTGGCCGTCAGCCGCCAGCTGCCGGCCGCCACGGTGGCCAAGATTCGCTCGGCCTTCCTGGACCTGAGCAAGACGCCCGAGGGCCGCAAAATTCTCTCGCAGATGTACCTGATCGAGTCGTTCGCGCCCGCCAGCTCGGCCGATTATGATCCGGTGCGAGAAGCCTTCACCCAAGTGGGCCTCTCGCTTCGCTGA
- the mltG gene encoding endolytic transglycosylase MltG, whose amino-acid sequence MLRWFLLVSLLVCGLSAVGWTAYQRGLSPVSTSTRKQLFEVAPGAGVAGLAEELADRRLIRSALAFRLYLREQGRDRDIKAGLYALAPAMGTRGVVEVLVEGQDVGVRLTFPEGWTIRKMAAKLEQRLPGTGRRFADLAAAAEAQRAEFPWLPALPPGASLEGFLFPDTYVITPGPDAAESLLRLMLSRFAQVALPALQAEGAPLDVYQRLVMASIVEKEAVHPDERPTISGVFYNRLTSRMPFGSDPTVEYALGWHQGDRGLSFKDVAIDSPYNTYKYPGLPPGPIANPGLASIRAAVQPLRTDMLYFVARGDGTHVFTRTYRDHLNAQAQIVAGRRSR is encoded by the coding sequence GTGTTGCGCTGGTTCTTGCTCGTTTCGCTCCTGGTCTGCGGCCTGTCGGCCGTGGGCTGGACCGCCTATCAGCGCGGCCTGTCGCCCGTCTCGACCTCCACGCGCAAGCAACTGTTCGAGGTCGCCCCCGGGGCCGGCGTCGCGGGTCTGGCCGAGGAACTGGCTGACCGCCGCCTGATCCGCAGCGCGCTGGCCTTTCGCCTGTACCTGCGCGAACAGGGGCGCGACCGCGACATCAAGGCGGGGCTGTACGCCCTGGCCCCTGCCATGGGGACGCGTGGCGTGGTCGAGGTGCTGGTCGAGGGCCAGGATGTGGGGGTCCGGCTGACCTTCCCGGAAGGCTGGACCATCCGCAAGATGGCCGCCAAACTGGAGCAACGCCTGCCGGGTACGGGCCGTCGCTTTGCCGACCTCGCCGCGGCGGCTGAGGCCCAGCGCGCCGAGTTCCCCTGGCTGCCGGCCTTGCCGCCGGGCGCGTCCCTGGAAGGCTTCCTGTTTCCCGACACCTACGTGATCACGCCCGGCCCCGACGCGGCCGAGTCGCTGCTGCGTCTCATGCTGAGTCGCTTCGCGCAAGTCGCCTTGCCGGCCCTGCAGGCCGAGGGGGCACCGCTGGACGTCTACCAGCGTCTGGTGATGGCCTCGATCGTCGAGAAGGAGGCCGTGCACCCTGACGAGCGGCCGACCATCAGCGGCGTCTTCTACAACCGGCTCACCAGTCGCATGCCTTTCGGCTCGGACCCCACCGTGGAATACGCGCTGGGCTGGCACCAGGGCGATCGCGGCCTGAGCTTCAAGGACGTGGCGATCGACTCGCCCTATAACACCTACAAGTACCCCGGGCTTCCGCCGGGGCCCATTGCCAACCCGGGCCTGGCCAGCATCCGGGCAGCTGTCCAGCCGCTGCGCACCGACATGCTGTATTTCGTGGCGCGCGGGGACGGCACGCACGTCTTCACCAGAACCTATCGCGACCATCTGAACGCCCAGGCCCAGATCGTGGCCGGTCGCCGCAGCCGCTGA